Proteins from a single region of Syntrophales bacterium:
- the leuS gene encoding leucine--tRNA ligase: MKNKYDPRSIEEKWQRLWEERQTFSASENPDREKYYLLEMFPYPSGKIHMGHVRNYTIGDVVARYKKMRGFNVLHPMGWDSFGMPAENAAIEHRIHPATWTNQNIEHMKQQLKRMGFSYDWNRELSTCEPEYYRWEQLFFLWMYEKGLAYKKSGSVNWCPRCVTVLANEQVEAGLCWRCGEEVQEKHLDQWFFRITDYVEELLDYCDRMPGWPERVLAMQKNWIGKSYGCEIVFPMEDGSDPIRVFTTRQDTLYGATFMLIAAEHPRTMELVRGTPREEEVLTFVEKVKKQDNLMRTSDYYEKEGVFLGSWCRNPVTDRKMPIYAANFVLAEYGTGCVMAVPTHDQRDFEFAKKYDLPLVVVIQNPDKPVEEDTMTEAYVEPGVLVNSGPFNGRDNLQALEDIAGYLESTGRGEKTVQYRLRDWGISRQRYWGAPIPIINCDVCGTVPVPEEDLPVVLPMDVELDAEGGSPLGRIPSFVDCSCPSCGSPAKRETDTMDTFVESSWYFNRYCSPHHHVTPGLDRQSVDYWMPVDQYIGGIEHAILHLLYSRFYTKVLRDFGVLGIDEPFSRLLTQGMVCKETTRCPRHGFLYPEEVKDGVCAHCNEQVIVGKTEKMSKSMKNVVDPSFLIETYGADTARMFCLFASPPEKDLDWNDSGVEGAFRFLNRVWRIVQEYLDDVKNLDPFDEKGDPADESLRGLRKKYHQTVRKVSSDIEERFHFNTAISAVMELVNALYGIRRPDPEDRESYSVIRSAIEIVILLLNPIVPHMTEELWHMMGGQGILADAAWPTYDEETAREERVTIVIQVGGKVRSRIQVDAGESDDVIRRLALEDENVRKHTSGKEVINVITVPGKLVNIVVR, encoded by the coding sequence GTGAAGAATAAATACGATCCCCGGAGCATAGAGGAGAAGTGGCAGCGTCTGTGGGAAGAGCGGCAGACCTTCAGCGCGTCCGAGAACCCGGACCGGGAAAAATACTACCTTCTCGAAATGTTCCCCTACCCTTCCGGAAAAATTCACATGGGCCACGTCAGAAATTACACCATTGGCGACGTGGTGGCCCGATACAAGAAAATGCGGGGATTCAATGTCCTCCATCCCATGGGATGGGACTCTTTCGGCATGCCCGCGGAAAACGCCGCTATCGAACACCGGATTCACCCCGCGACCTGGACCAACCAGAATATCGAGCACATGAAGCAACAGTTGAAACGGATGGGATTCAGCTATGACTGGAACCGCGAACTGTCCACCTGTGAACCGGAATACTACCGGTGGGAACAGCTCTTTTTTCTCTGGATGTATGAAAAGGGGCTGGCCTACAAGAAATCCGGCTCCGTCAACTGGTGTCCCCGGTGTGTGACCGTGCTGGCAAACGAACAGGTCGAGGCGGGACTCTGCTGGCGATGTGGAGAGGAAGTGCAGGAAAAACATCTGGACCAGTGGTTTTTCCGCATCACCGACTACGTGGAAGAACTGCTCGATTACTGCGACAGGATGCCGGGCTGGCCCGAGCGGGTCCTGGCAATGCAGAAGAACTGGATCGGTAAAAGTTACGGGTGTGAGATCGTCTTCCCCATGGAAGACGGATCGGACCCCATACGGGTTTTCACGACACGGCAGGACACCCTGTACGGCGCCACTTTCATGCTCATCGCCGCCGAGCATCCCCGTACCATGGAGCTGGTCCGGGGAACGCCCCGCGAAGAAGAGGTGCTCACCTTCGTAGAGAAGGTAAAAAAACAGGACAATCTGATGCGGACCTCAGATTATTATGAAAAAGAAGGCGTTTTCCTCGGCTCCTGGTGCCGCAACCCCGTCACGGACAGGAAAATGCCTATCTACGCGGCTAATTTTGTCCTGGCCGAGTACGGCACGGGGTGTGTCATGGCCGTTCCCACCCATGACCAGCGGGACTTTGAATTTGCGAAGAAATATGATCTTCCTCTGGTAGTGGTCATCCAGAATCCTGACAAGCCGGTCGAAGAGGATACCATGACCGAAGCATACGTTGAACCAGGCGTGCTCGTTAACTCGGGGCCCTTCAACGGCCGGGACAATCTTCAGGCACTGGAGGATATTGCCGGATACCTGGAATCGACGGGCCGGGGGGAAAAGACCGTTCAGTACCGGCTGCGGGACTGGGGTATCTCACGTCAGCGTTATTGGGGGGCCCCCATACCTATCATCAACTGCGACGTCTGCGGCACGGTTCCGGTCCCCGAGGAGGATCTTCCCGTCGTTCTTCCCATGGATGTGGAACTCGACGCTGAAGGAGGGTCACCCCTCGGGCGGATACCATCGTTTGTTGATTGTTCCTGCCCCTCCTGCGGTTCGCCGGCGAAACGGGAAACGGACACCATGGATACCTTTGTTGAATCCTCCTGGTATTTTAACCGGTACTGCTCACCGCACCACCATGTCACGCCCGGTCTGGACAGACAGAGCGTCGATTACTGGATGCCCGTCGACCAGTATATCGGCGGCATCGAACACGCCATCCTTCACCTGCTCTATTCCCGCTTTTACACCAAGGTTCTCCGTGATTTCGGCGTCCTCGGCATCGATGAGCCCTTTTCCAGGCTTCTGACCCAGGGCATGGTCTGCAAGGAAACCACCCGGTGCCCCCGGCACGGTTTCCTCTATCCCGAAGAAGTGAAAGACGGCGTCTGCGCGCACTGTAACGAGCAGGTCATCGTCGGCAAAACCGAGAAAATGTCCAAATCCATGAAAAACGTTGTCGACCCTTCATTTCTTATAGAAACCTACGGGGCTGATACGGCCAGAATGTTCTGCCTTTTTGCCTCTCCACCGGAAAAAGATCTCGACTGGAACGACAGTGGCGTGGAGGGAGCATTCCGTTTTTTGAACCGGGTCTGGCGCATCGTTCAGGAATATCTGGACGATGTGAAGAACCTGGATCCCTTTGATGAAAAAGGGGATCCCGCCGACGAGAGTCTGCGGGGACTGCGAAAAAAATACCATCAGACCGTCAGAAAAGTGAGCAGTGACATCGAAGAGCGCTTCCACTTCAACACGGCCATCAGCGCCGTTATGGAGCTGGTCAACGCGCTCTACGGAATCAGGCGACCCGACCCGGAAGATCGGGAATCATACTCCGTCATACGATCCGCAATCGAGATCGTCATTCTTCTGCTCAACCCCATCGTTCCCCATATGACGGAAGAACTCTGGCACATGATGGGCGGACAGGGAATCCTGGCGGACGCTGCCTGGCCGACCTACGATGAAGAGACGGCCCGGGAAGAGCGAGTTACCATCGTTATCCAGGTGGGAGGAAAAGTTCGAAGCAGGATCCAGGTCGATGCGGGTGAATCTGACGACGTCATCCGCCGGCTTGCCCTGGAAGATGAGAACGTGCGCAAGCATACCAGCGGGAAAGAAGTGATCAACGTCATCACGGTTCCCGGGAAACTTGTCAACATTGTCGTCCGATAG
- the lptE gene encoding LPS assembly lipoprotein LptE, with amino-acid sequence MGKNCLFTLMIMAVLVSASCGYRFAGSADAIDPSIRHVYVAPFINATSEALIENYLRNDFIDRFRRGGRFSIAGNAEDGDALVRGTVTNVFTSRATYTTAESAIEDRIHMSLDLIFEERSGDILWSQKGFSGTEVYRVSDDPGTTERSRSAALKKLSSDLAERAYRTMLSGF; translated from the coding sequence ATGGGTAAAAACTGTCTTTTTACCCTGATGATCATGGCTGTACTGGTGTCCGCCTCATGCGGCTATCGCTTTGCGGGAAGCGCGGACGCCATTGACCCGTCCATACGGCACGTCTACGTCGCCCCCTTCATCAATGCGACATCAGAGGCGCTGATTGAAAACTACCTGCGGAACGACTTCATCGACCGGTTCAGACGGGGCGGACGATTCTCCATCGCCGGAAATGCCGAGGACGGTGACGCCCTGGTGCGTGGAACCGTCACCAACGTGTTTACCTCCCGCGCGACTTACACCACCGCGGAAAGTGCCATAGAGGACAGAATTCATATGAGTCTGGACTTGATCTTCGAGGAACGGAGCGGAGATATCCTCTGGTCTCAAAAGGGCTTTTCGGGAACAGAAGTGTATCGCGTCAGCGATGATCCGGGCACGACAGAAAGAAGTCGGTCGGCGGCGCTCAAAAAACTGTCCTCCGACCTTGCGGAACGGGCCTATAGAACCATGCTGTCGGGATTTTAA
- the rpsT gene encoding 30S ribosomal protein S20: MATHRSAEKRHRQSERRRARNISTKSHVKTRIKSLIAAIEAKDSDGAGEKLLTATKAIDKAVGKGIIHKKTASRKISRLTRKVNALLTV; this comes from the coding sequence GTGGCAACCCACAGGTCAGCGGAAAAAAGGCATCGCCAGAGTGAACGCCGAAGGGCGAGAAACATATCAACAAAATCGCACGTCAAAACAAGAATAAAATCCCTCATTGCCGCTATCGAGGCAAAGGATTCCGACGGTGCCGGAGAAAAACTGCTCACGGCGACGAAAGCGATCGATAAGGCCGTCGGCAAAGGAATCATTCACAAAAAAACGGCAAGCCGCAAGATTTCCCGGCTGACCAGGAAAGTAAACGCCCTGCTTACCGTTTAA
- a CDS encoding TRAP transporter large permease subunit: MSPELVAIAMFAALVVFLFMGHPLAFVLGGVGTFFGIVFIGPQFFGIFMDRIYGTMDNFVLVAITLFILMGNFLALSGIADNLFASLRLLLGPVRGGVGLAVVVVCIIFAACTGIIGASVVTMGLLAGPILIRYGYSRELTTGVIAAGGSLGMLIPPSIMLIMMADQASLSAGKLLMCGVVPGVTLGVLYMIYIAVRCGINPEVGPPVPPEELALVPMTKRITDTLRYAVPPVILIVCVLGAIFFGVATPTEAAGVGAFAAFIMALAYRKLTWENFKETLYQTSRTTTMVIIIIVGATCFTGVFLGLGGGKALVNAILGLGLGKWGTYILIMAIYIMLGCFIDWIGIVMITFPIFLPLAQALGFDPLWFTAMLAINLQMSFLTPPFGYALFYLAGIGLDGVKLPHIYRGVLPFMAMQIVGIAVCTIFPNVVLWLPNLMMGG; the protein is encoded by the coding sequence ATGAGTCCCGAATTAGTTGCGATTGCCATGTTTGCAGCGCTGGTGGTCTTTCTCTTCATGGGCCACCCCCTGGCCTTCGTTCTCGGCGGCGTCGGAACCTTTTTCGGCATCGTCTTCATCGGTCCCCAATTTTTCGGCATCTTCATGGACCGGATCTATGGAACCATGGACAACTTCGTCCTTGTGGCCATCACACTCTTCATCCTCATGGGGAACTTTCTTGCCTTGTCGGGCATAGCGGATAATCTCTTCGCGTCGTTACGACTTCTTCTCGGCCCTGTCAGGGGTGGAGTGGGCCTCGCCGTGGTGGTTGTCTGCATCATTTTTGCCGCCTGCACGGGGATCATCGGTGCCTCCGTCGTTACCATGGGGCTCCTGGCGGGACCCATACTGATCCGCTACGGCTATTCACGTGAATTGACAACGGGAGTCATTGCCGCCGGGGGAAGCCTGGGGATGCTGATACCGCCGAGCATCATGCTCATCATGATGGCAGACCAGGCGTCGCTTTCGGCGGGCAAGCTGCTCATGTGCGGTGTTGTCCCGGGCGTCACGCTGGGCGTTTTATACATGATCTACATTGCCGTCCGTTGCGGCATCAATCCCGAGGTGGGTCCTCCGGTTCCTCCCGAGGAGCTGGCACTGGTTCCCATGACAAAACGGATTACCGATACGCTTCGCTATGCGGTTCCGCCGGTGATTCTCATCGTGTGTGTCCTCGGGGCCATCTTCTTCGGTGTGGCCACGCCGACGGAAGCTGCGGGCGTGGGGGCCTTCGCGGCCTTTATCATGGCCTTAGCCTACAGGAAGCTGACCTGGGAGAATTTTAAGGAAACGCTTTACCAGACGTCCCGAACGACAACGATGGTGATCATCATCATCGTCGGTGCCACCTGCTTCACCGGTGTGTTTCTCGGCCTCGGCGGCGGAAAGGCCCTTGTTAATGCCATTCTGGGCCTGGGTCTGGGAAAATGGGGAACCTACATTCTCATCATGGCCATCTACATTATGCTGGGCTGTTTTATCGACTGGATCGGAATCGTCATGATCACCTTCCCGATCTTTCTGCCCCTGGCTCAAGCGCTGGGGTTCGACCCCCTCTGGTTCACGGCCATGCTGGCCATCAACCTGCAGATGTCCTTCCTCACGCCGCCCTTCGGCTACGCGCTGTTCTATCTCGCCGGGATCGGACTGGATGGTGTGAAGCTGCCGCACATCTACCGGGGCGTCCTGCCCTTCATGGCCATGCAGATAGTCGGCATCGCGGTGTGCACGATTTTCCCGAATGTCGTTCTCTGGTTGCCCAACCTGATGATGGGAGGATAG
- a CDS encoding TRAP transporter small permease subunit, with protein sequence MKALLAISRRIDTFSKWSGVIFSYLLIPLVLLVVFEVITRQFNRPTIWTFESVSFLYGAHFMLVAAYGLLTKSHVCIDLVSSRFSVKINAIFSLICYVLLFFPFIIVFTYYGIDYSYFSWLYLETSWSAWGPPLYYIKTVIPITAVMLLVQGISEVIKNIGILTGVKEVAE encoded by the coding sequence ATGAAAGCATTGCTTGCCATATCCCGGCGGATCGATACCTTCAGCAAATGGTCGGGCGTTATCTTCAGTTACCTTTTGATTCCCCTGGTTCTTCTTGTCGTCTTCGAGGTAATTACAAGACAGTTTAACCGCCCGACGATCTGGACTTTTGAGTCCGTCAGTTTTCTATACGGGGCGCACTTCATGCTTGTTGCCGCCTATGGTCTTCTGACGAAATCGCATGTGTGTATCGACTTGGTTTCGAGCCGTTTTTCGGTCAAGATAAATGCCATATTTTCTCTGATCTGTTATGTCTTACTGTTTTTTCCCTTCATTATCGTTTTTACGTACTATGGCATTGACTATTCGTACTTCTCATGGCTGTACCTGGAAACATCATGGAGTGCCTGGGGACCGCCATTATACTATATCAAGACGGTCATCCCCATAACGGCAGTTATGCTGCTGGTGCAGGGTATTTCAGAGGTCATCAAGAACATCGGTATCCTCACCGGGGTAAAGGAGGTGGCCGAATGA
- the dctP gene encoding TRAP transporter substrate-binding protein DctP, which translates to MRKKVALLAAVVMAMVFSAGIGSAAPIKWTMVSTWTPAIDLLQGDINFAKLVNELSGGRLEITVSSAGELVPATAVFDAVARGSVQAGGDWPTYWAGKNSAFDLLGSYPMGFTMYDYVNWYYHYGGKEVVTELFGKYGIVYFMHCVSPQESGIRTTVPVRNINDYKGKKLRMSGKAQGHILGKLGAAQVMVSGGEIYQALQLKTIDGAEFSVPSIDWKMGFGEVTKFNIAPGWHQPASTFGVLINKKAWESLPDDLKIIVERAAMANVAWTSSWYEVGNIKALEAFEKAGTEVIRLTDEDLKLIEAYSWEHLIAESAANPDYAKVAVSMFQYIKDFQKTRDYQKPFAHGRNPYTIPNLPGLK; encoded by the coding sequence ATGAGGAAAAAAGTTGCACTTTTGGCTGCCGTCGTCATGGCGATGGTATTCAGTGCGGGCATTGGTTCGGCCGCGCCGATCAAGTGGACGATGGTTTCTACCTGGACGCCGGCTATCGATCTGCTCCAGGGCGACATTAATTTCGCGAAACTCGTAAACGAGCTGAGCGGCGGCCGCCTCGAAATCACGGTGTCCTCCGCGGGCGAACTGGTTCCCGCCACGGCGGTCTTCGACGCCGTCGCCCGGGGTTCCGTCCAGGCCGGAGGCGACTGGCCCACCTACTGGGCAGGCAAGAACAGTGCTTTTGACCTTCTCGGCTCGTATCCAATGGGATTTACAATGTACGACTATGTGAACTGGTATTACCATTACGGGGGCAAGGAAGTCGTCACGGAACTGTTCGGGAAATATGGAATCGTGTATTTCATGCACTGTGTCAGCCCCCAGGAGTCGGGTATACGGACCACCGTACCCGTAAGAAACATCAATGACTATAAGGGTAAAAAACTTCGGATGTCGGGAAAGGCCCAGGGACACATCCTCGGCAAGCTTGGCGCCGCCCAGGTCATGGTTTCCGGCGGTGAAATTTACCAGGCACTGCAGTTGAAAACAATCGACGGAGCCGAGTTCAGCGTTCCTTCCATCGACTGGAAGATGGGTTTCGGCGAAGTGACCAAGTTTAACATCGCGCCAGGCTGGCATCAGCCCGCGTCGACCTTTGGAGTTCTCATCAACAAGAAAGCCTGGGAAAGCCTTCCCGACGACCTGAAAATCATTGTCGAGCGTGCCGCCATGGCGAACGTTGCCTGGACGAGCAGCTGGTATGAGGTCGGCAATATAAAAGCCCTTGAGGCCTTTGAAAAAGCAGGAACCGAGGTTATCCGTCTTACCGATGAAGACCTCAAACTCATTGAAGCGTACTCATGGGAGCATCTGATTGCTGAATCTGCGGCGAATCCCGATTACGCGAAAGTTGCAGTCTCGATGTTTCAATACATAAAAGATTTTCAGAAAACGAGGGATTACCAGAAGCCCTTCGCGCACGGAAGAAATCCCTACACTATTCCGAATCTTCCGGGGCTGAAATAA
- a CDS encoding ketoacid-CoA transferase — protein MEKKPYNPIELMACVASRYIEDGRLIFAGTGIPMLAASLAQKIYCPNLVLVYEAGGISPEASMLPLSVADSRTTYRAISSASMPEAFEMLQKGIVTYAFLGGAQIDRYGNLNSTMIGDDYLNPKTRLPGSGGANELGSLAWKTLIIMNHSRRRFVEKVDFITTPGYLDGPGARERAGLPPGNGPHLVFTELGIFDFEKTSKCMRLQSLLPGITRETVIENTGFELLYADTIRQEEEPTAEELKALREEVDPWRVVLSRGDNNNSR, from the coding sequence ATGGAGAAAAAGCCTTACAATCCTATAGAACTCATGGCGTGTGTCGCCTCGAGATATATTGAAGACGGCAGGCTGATTTTCGCCGGAACGGGCATTCCCATGCTGGCCGCTTCGCTGGCCCAGAAGATCTACTGTCCCAACCTCGTGCTTGTATATGAAGCGGGCGGCATCTCGCCGGAAGCGTCCATGCTGCCCCTGTCTGTGGCGGATTCGAGAACTACCTATCGGGCCATCAGCAGCGCCTCCATGCCGGAGGCCTTTGAAATGCTGCAGAAGGGCATTGTGACGTACGCCTTCCTGGGAGGCGCGCAGATCGACCGGTATGGAAACCTGAACTCCACCATGATCGGTGATGATTACCTGAATCCGAAAACCCGGTTGCCCGGAAGCGGCGGTGCCAACGAACTCGGGTCGCTGGCATGGAAAACCCTGATCATAATGAACCACAGTCGTCGTCGCTTTGTGGAAAAGGTGGACTTCATCACCACGCCGGGCTACCTGGACGGCCCGGGTGCTCGTGAGCGTGCCGGTCTTCCCCCGGGTAATGGCCCCCACCTTGTTTTTACTGAGCTTGGGATTTTCGATTTTGAAAAGACCAGCAAGTGCATGCGCCTGCAGTCTCTCCTTCCCGGTATCACACGGGAAACGGTCATCGAAAACACGGGTTTTGAACTGCTTTATGCCGACACCATCAGGCAGGAAGAAGAGCCCACAGCGGAAGAGCTGAAAGCATTACGCGAGGAGGTTGATCCCTGGAGGGTTGTCCTCAGCCGGGGCGACAATAACAATAGCCGTTGA
- a CDS encoding sigma 54-interacting transcriptional regulator, protein MTGPGEDRYRRIFEGVREVCYETDESGIILDISSSITQVLQYGREELIGRSMANLFADDDASREFFDVVRERGSLNDFEAFLVRKDKSTTCCSISARYIHDDPGALSPGIIGSFRDVSRWKRTEKDLRESEELYRALAEESLAGVYIIQDGFFRYINANAADYIGHSREDLIGRKAMDIVHPDDRKKLKAHALAMLKGESEVPYEYRVITRDGQIRWMIETVTSITYKGRSAVLGNSMNTSWTLSRLDIGIVQAIIDAVHDGVYVSDMDGFFVAANKGFERITAISRIELAKKHTNYLIEKKYISEAVNLDVMRDHKSRSKLIRYPSGKEVLVTAAVVWDKNRRPVGLVSTMRDLTELNRMQKKLVHSTLLVEKYKKNLDILSEKLEATRQEFITHTSEGRYVLELAEKVAGSSVTVLITGETGVGKDIIARYIHGRSPRVEKGAFIKVDCAALPANLLESELFGYERGAFTSASGEGKQGLLEAADKGTLFLDEIGELPYELQSKLLNVIQDKEIKRIGGLAVHPVDVRIVAATNRDIEEMVRNKTFRQDLYYRLSVVPIHIPSLRERREDIVPLVLHFLNHFNDLYNANNYIFKDALDYLKDYRWPGNVRELKNMIERFVIVHPDTEIRVADIRAEEANQSKFESSILGRIKMQNRIGSLKNAVRQFEEELIKAALDMHPTLAEAADDLGIDISTLTRKRRKYNLRKNSG, encoded by the coding sequence ATGACGGGACCGGGTGAAGACCGGTATCGCCGAATCTTTGAAGGCGTCCGGGAGGTTTGTTATGAAACCGATGAGTCGGGAATTATTCTCGACATTTCATCGTCAATCACACAGGTTCTCCAGTACGGACGGGAAGAGTTGATCGGCAGGTCCATGGCGAATCTTTTCGCCGACGATGACGCGAGCCGGGAGTTTTTCGATGTCGTCAGGGAGCGCGGTTCGCTCAACGATTTTGAAGCCTTTCTTGTAAGAAAAGACAAAAGCACCACCTGTTGTTCGATCAGTGCCCGGTACATCCATGATGATCCGGGGGCCCTGTCTCCGGGGATAATCGGTTCATTCAGAGACGTCTCCCGTTGGAAACGGACCGAGAAAGACTTGAGGGAAAGTGAAGAACTGTATCGAGCCCTGGCGGAGGAATCCCTGGCCGGTGTCTACATTATCCAGGACGGTTTTTTTCGCTACATCAATGCGAACGCTGCGGACTACATCGGCCATAGCCGTGAGGACCTGATCGGTCGAAAAGCCATGGATATTGTGCATCCTGACGACCGGAAAAAGCTGAAGGCCCATGCGCTCGCCATGCTGAAAGGAGAGAGCGAAGTTCCCTACGAATATCGGGTGATAACCAGGGACGGCCAGATCCGCTGGATGATCGAGACGGTGACGTCCATTACGTACAAAGGCAGGTCGGCGGTGTTGGGAAACTCCATGAACACCTCCTGGACCCTTTCAAGATTGGATATCGGAATCGTGCAGGCCATCATTGACGCCGTCCACGACGGTGTTTATGTCTCCGACATGGATGGTTTTTTTGTAGCAGCCAACAAGGGGTTTGAAAGGATAACCGCCATCAGCCGCATTGAGCTGGCAAAAAAACACACCAACTACCTCATCGAAAAGAAATATATCAGCGAAGCCGTCAACCTCGACGTCATGAGAGACCATAAAAGCAGGTCGAAACTGATCCGTTACCCCAGCGGAAAGGAGGTGCTTGTGACTGCCGCCGTGGTATGGGACAAGAACAGGCGGCCCGTGGGACTGGTCAGTACCATGCGCGACCTGACGGAGCTGAACAGGATGCAGAAAAAGCTGGTCCACTCTACCCTCCTTGTTGAAAAGTACAAGAAAAACCTGGATATTCTGTCAGAAAAGCTGGAAGCGACCAGGCAGGAATTTATCACCCATACATCTGAAGGAAGGTATGTGCTGGAGCTTGCGGAAAAAGTCGCGGGTTCGAGTGTCACCGTTTTGATAACGGGCGAGACCGGCGTGGGCAAGGACATCATTGCCCGGTACATCCATGGGCGAAGTCCCCGGGTCGAGAAAGGCGCCTTCATCAAGGTGGACTGTGCCGCCTTGCCGGCGAATCTCCTGGAGTCTGAACTGTTCGGGTATGAAAGGGGTGCTTTTACGAGCGCCAGCGGTGAGGGGAAACAGGGTCTCCTCGAAGCGGCCGACAAGGGGACCCTGTTCCTTGACGAAATCGGAGAGCTGCCCTACGAGCTGCAGTCAAAACTCCTCAACGTGATTCAGGATAAAGAGATCAAGCGTATCGGAGGGCTGGCCGTCCATCCCGTTGACGTTCGCATTGTCGCCGCCACAAATCGCGACATCGAGGAGATGGTCCGGAATAAAACCTTCAGGCAGGATCTCTATTACCGGCTGAGCGTTGTTCCCATCCATATCCCCTCCCTGCGAGAGCGTCGAGAGGACATTGTGCCGCTGGTTCTACATTTCTTGAACCATTTCAACGACCTTTACAATGCCAACAATTATATCTTCAAGGACGCGCTGGATTACCTGAAAGACTATCGCTGGCCGGGTAATGTGCGGGAACTGAAAAATATGATCGAACGGTTTGTTATTGTACATCCCGACACGGAAATCCGGGTCGCCGATATTAGAGCAGAAGAGGCAAACCAGAGCAAATTCGAATCGTCGATCCTGGGGCGTATAAAAATGCAGAATCGGATCGGATCGCTTAAAAATGCCGTGAGGCAGTTTGAAGAAGAGTTGATCAAAGCGGCACTGGACATGCACCCTACACTGGCTGAAGCGGCGGACGACCTGGGTATCGACATTTCCACCCTTACAAGGAAAAGACGAAAATACAATCTCCGTAAAAACTCCGGTTGA
- a CDS encoding NAD(P)/FAD-dependent oxidoreductase: MNAVVRPRVVIVGAGFGGLWAARTIANESVEVVLVDRNNYHTFLALLYQVAAALLEAGDISYPVRSIFRKLPNVSFVLAHVHRIDVDRGRLKTDGPDIPFDYLIVATGSITDTLGVDGVAKHAYFLKTLEEGVALKNHIICCFEAAAGEPDEAARARLLTFVIVGGGATGVEYAGALNELVRGPLSRDYRDIDFSEVKIVLLEAADRLVGGMPGDIQAYTAKRLEKMGVDVRFRAKVDRVTGESVTLDGGETIPTRTVVWTAGVRGEPLPEYSGIATERDGRVPVLPTLQVQGHPHMYVVGDLASLKDRDRPLPLVAQVAIQSAVAASRNIIRQAAGKEPLPFSYHDRGSMITIGRNSAGVAIGPRTYRGFFAWVLWLTIHLFYLIGFRNRIMVFLNWAWDYLLYERAVRFVFPAETAAFEKRSACFAPGADSGEPEHERGAWDGTH, translated from the coding sequence ATGAACGCTGTTGTCAGACCCCGGGTGGTCATCGTGGGCGCCGGTTTCGGCGGTCTCTGGGCCGCTCGAACCATCGCGAACGAATCCGTTGAAGTTGTTCTCGTTGATCGGAACAACTATCACACGTTCCTTGCGCTGCTGTACCAGGTGGCTGCGGCACTGCTCGAGGCGGGGGACATATCCTATCCTGTGCGCAGTATTTTCAGAAAGCTGCCCAACGTGAGTTTCGTGCTGGCCCACGTTCATCGTATTGACGTTGACCGGGGGCGTCTCAAGACGGACGGTCCGGACATTCCGTTTGACTACCTGATTGTAGCCACGGGGAGCATCACCGACACGCTCGGAGTGGACGGCGTCGCGAAGCACGCATACTTTCTGAAGACACTTGAAGAGGGGGTGGCTCTCAAGAATCATATCATCTGCTGTTTTGAAGCGGCCGCCGGGGAACCCGACGAGGCTGCGCGTGCACGTCTTCTCACCTTCGTCATCGTGGGCGGCGGCGCCACGGGGGTCGAATATGCCGGAGCCCTGAACGAACTCGTGAGGGGGCCTCTTTCCCGGGATTATCGGGACATTGACTTCAGCGAGGTGAAAATCGTTCTGCTGGAAGCGGCGGACCGTCTCGTCGGCGGCATGCCCGGAGACATACAGGCATACACAGCGAAGAGATTGGAAAAGATGGGAGTGGATGTCCGGTTTCGGGCCAAGGTGGACCGGGTTACGGGTGAGTCGGTTACCCTTGATGGCGGCGAAACCATTCCGACCCGGACGGTGGTCTGGACAGCCGGTGTTCGGGGAGAACCCCTGCCGGAATATTCAGGGATAGCGACGGAGCGCGACGGTCGGGTTCCCGTTCTTCCCACGTTGCAGGTTCAAGGCCATCCTCACATGTACGTCGTGGGCGATCTTGCTTCGCTGAAAGACCGGGACAGACCCCTTCCCCTGGTCGCCCAGGTCGCCATACAATCGGCGGTAGCGGCTTCACGGAACATCATCCGGCAGGCAGCGGGGAAGGAGCCGCTGCCCTTTTCATACCATGACCGGGGATCCATGATAACCATCGGCAGAAACTCCGCCGGGGTCGCCATAGGCCCCCGGACCTACAGGGGGTTTTTCGCCTGGGTTCTCTGGCTTACCATTCACCTGTTCTATCTGATAGGGTTCAGGAACAGGATTATGGTGTTTCTCAACTGGGCCTGGGATTACCTGCTTTACGAACGGGCAGTGCGCTTCGTTTTTCCGGCGGAGACGGCTGCTTTTGAGAAACGGTCGGCCTGCTTTGCCCCCGGAGCCGATTCCGGGGAGCCGGAGCATGAGCGGGGCGCATGGGACGGAACACATTGA